The following are from one region of the Candidatus Sulfotelmatobacter sp. genome:
- a CDS encoding phosphate-starvation-inducible PsiE family protein translates to MIKRFSEAVDVFERIIVNALLLMLAVMVTLGTVALAILLYRNGIANFHGVNDALELQSAMQRGFGGILVVLLGLELMETIRKYDLDHHVRVEVVFFVGLIAIGRHVIQIDYEHANSGQLFGVAAVTVALAAGYFLVKRSTVTKGGNSS, encoded by the coding sequence ATGATCAAGCGATTCAGTGAGGCGGTGGATGTATTCGAGCGCATCATCGTCAACGCGCTGCTCCTCATGCTCGCCGTCATGGTGACACTCGGTACCGTGGCGCTCGCGATCCTGTTGTACAGGAACGGCATCGCCAATTTCCACGGAGTCAACGATGCGCTCGAACTTCAGTCGGCCATGCAGCGCGGATTCGGCGGAATCCTGGTCGTCCTGCTCGGGCTCGAGTTGATGGAGACGATCCGCAAGTACGATCTCGATCACCACGTGCGAGTCGAGGTCGTGTTCTTCGTCGGCCTGATCGCGATCGGCCGGCACGTGATCCAGATCGACTACGAACACGCGAATTCCGGTCAGCTGTTCGGCGTCGCGGCCGTCACCGTGGCGCTGGCCGCCGGATACTTTCTGGTCAAGCGCTCGACGGTGACGAAGGGCGGGAATTCGTCATGA
- a CDS encoding tetratricopeptide repeat protein: protein MQHHRLAAVCVAWLACGCAPRAKPALPPATFVGAATCASCHPNEARAWRGSHHQQAMQAATDSTVLGDFRDARFRSAGVETRFFRDGRRFMVRTDGPDGRLADYEIRYTFGVYPLQQYLIEFPGGRFQALGIAWDSRSKAGGGQRWFHLYPGQRITHADELHWTRGAQNWNLQCASCHSTDLHKNYDPASRTYRTTWAELNVACEACHGPGSLHVEWARRRPGGTRLDSATMGLTVALDERHGVSWGRDPAGDLPHRNPPRPTSREIERCARCHSSRTRLFDDDPPGAPLLAAHLPALLVEGQYFADGQVEGEVYEYGSFLQSRMNHEGVTCSDCHEPHSLTLRAPGNGVCLQCHDGARYDTPAHHHHAQGMKAALCVTCHMPARTFMVVHERHDHSFRVPRPGLADSLGTPNVCASCHAGRSGAWAAARIREWTGRAPESFQRFGMELSAARRDAIGAAAGLVALAADASQPAIARGTALAMLGGGSEPPPADVLRRSIADPDPLLRLGGIEAAGALPPEARAEFLAPELHDSLRTLRALAGGALAGVPVERLAADDRAALQRAKSDYLAGEIENADQPFAEVNLGNFHLAEGDLLGAEQDFRTAIELDPDWIPAYVNLADLLRAANRDREGESVLRAGIERQPEAAALHHALGLLLIRQNRKSEGLGSLARAVRLSPDDPRYAYVYAVGLEDAGRRGEALRVTGRALARRPGDRELLELWTQLRDSAQQP from the coding sequence ATGCAACACCATCGGCTCGCCGCAGTCTGCGTGGCCTGGCTGGCGTGCGGGTGCGCGCCGCGCGCGAAGCCCGCCCTTCCGCCGGCGACCTTCGTCGGCGCGGCAACCTGCGCGAGCTGCCATCCGAACGAGGCGCGAGCCTGGCGGGGCTCTCACCACCAGCAGGCCATGCAAGCGGCCACCGATTCGACCGTGCTCGGGGATTTTCGCGATGCGCGCTTCCGCTCCGCCGGCGTCGAGACTCGTTTCTTTCGCGATGGGCGGAGATTCATGGTCCGCACCGATGGCCCCGACGGGAGGCTCGCCGACTACGAAATCCGCTACACGTTCGGCGTCTATCCGCTCCAGCAATACCTGATCGAGTTTCCGGGCGGCCGCTTCCAGGCGCTGGGGATCGCCTGGGACTCACGCTCGAAAGCCGGGGGCGGGCAGCGCTGGTTCCATCTGTACCCGGGCCAGCGGATCACGCACGCGGACGAGCTGCATTGGACGCGCGGCGCTCAGAACTGGAACCTGCAGTGCGCGTCGTGCCACTCGACCGACCTGCACAAGAACTACGATCCCGCCTCGCGCACCTACCGGACGACTTGGGCCGAGCTGAACGTGGCCTGCGAGGCCTGCCACGGGCCGGGCTCGCTTCACGTGGAGTGGGCACGACGCCGGCCGGGCGGCACGAGGCTCGATTCCGCCACCATGGGACTCACCGTGGCACTCGACGAACGACACGGAGTTTCGTGGGGCCGCGATCCGGCCGGCGACCTGCCCCATCGCAACCCGCCGCGCCCGACCTCGCGCGAGATCGAGAGGTGCGCGCGCTGCCATTCGAGCCGAACCCGATTGTTCGACGACGATCCGCCGGGCGCTCCCCTGCTCGCCGCGCACCTGCCGGCGCTGCTGGTCGAGGGTCAGTATTTCGCCGACGGCCAGGTCGAGGGCGAGGTCTACGAGTACGGCTCGTTCCTGCAGAGTCGCATGAATCACGAGGGCGTGACCTGCAGCGATTGCCACGAGCCACATTCGCTGACGCTGCGCGCGCCCGGCAACGGGGTGTGCCTTCAGTGTCACGACGGCGCCCGCTACGACACCCCCGCGCATCATCATCATGCGCAGGGCATGAAGGCCGCGCTGTGCGTCACCTGCCACATGCCGGCCCGGACCTTCATGGTGGTGCACGAGCGTCATGATCACAGCTTTCGCGTGCCGCGCCCCGGGCTCGCGGACTCGCTGGGAACGCCCAACGTCTGCGCTTCCTGTCACGCGGGTCGGAGCGGAGCGTGGGCCGCGGCGCGCATCCGCGAGTGGACCGGCCGCGCGCCCGAGAGCTTCCAGCGCTTCGGCATGGAACTGTCGGCGGCGAGGCGTGACGCAATCGGTGCGGCCGCCGGGCTGGTCGCGCTCGCCGCCGACGCCTCGCAGCCCGCGATCGCGCGGGGTACGGCGCTGGCAATGCTGGGCGGGGGTTCCGAGCCGCCCCCGGCCGACGTGTTGCGCCGCTCGATCGCCGATCCCGATCCGCTGCTGAGATTGGGGGGGATCGAAGCAGCCGGCGCCCTGCCGCCCGAGGCGCGGGCCGAGTTCCTAGCTCCGGAGCTGCACGATTCGCTGCGAACGCTGCGAGCGCTGGCGGGCGGCGCCCTCGCCGGAGTGCCCGTCGAGCGCCTCGCCGCGGACGACCGCGCAGCGCTCCAGCGCGCGAAGTCCGACTATCTCGCCGGCGAGATCGAGAACGCCGATCAGCCCTTCGCCGAGGTCAACCTCGGCAACTTCCATCTGGCCGAGGGAGACCTCTTGGGCGCCGAGCAGGATTTCCGCACCGCGATCGAGCTCGATCCCGATTGGATTCCGGCCTACGTCAATCTCGCCGACCTGCTGCGCGCCGCGAATCGCGATCGCGAAGGCGAGTCGGTGTTGCGCGCCGGGATCGAGCGGCAGCCGGAGGCGGCGGCGCTCCATCACGCGCTGGGGCTTCTGCTCATTCGCCAGAATCGAAAGAGCGAGGGGCTTGGATCGCTGGCCCGTGCCGTTCGGCTCTCGCCCGACGACCCGCGCTACGCCTACGTCTACGCGGTGGGGCTCGAGGACGCCGGCCGCCGCGGCGAGGCGCTCCGCGTCACCGGGCGGGCGCTGGCGAGGCGGCCGGGCGATCGCGAGCTGCTGGAACTGTGGACGCAGCTTCGCGATTCGGCGCAGCAGCCGTGA